One genomic window of Boudabousia tangfeifanii includes the following:
- a CDS encoding recombinase family protein gives MSPTVTKIPATRALHTGKPLAATTTKRVAGYARVSTDNEDQASSYQAQVDYYTTFITDHPGWELVKVYTDEGITGTSTAKRAGFRTMVADALAGKIDLIVTKSVSRFARNTVDSLTTVRKLKDAGVEVYFQRENIWTLDSKGELLITIMSSLAQEEARSISENVTWGHRKRFADGKVTIPYGSFLGYEKGQDGGLVINPEQAKVVRLIYALCLEGKTPRAIATTLQNLGVPTARGKKRWHAATIRSILTNEKYKGDALLQKTYTRDFLTKERITNQGEVAQYYVTGSHEPIIEPAVWDYAQTLINPPTQRGTIGGKKSRKHALSGTIKCGQCGGWYGSKTWHAGTKYQRTIWRCNNKYENHTHCTTTHLTEAQIHTTFTHLVAQLVTTTQVATQLDQLIADTFNTTQAETHLAQCAARLERAREAFTALAYQNARAALTSKDYEARAARLEADYDQALADYHQAEAALTDLRERAAKYRRYQQTLTQLQGQDATQFTPVLWRTLIDHATINHNGTIVFALNDGQTISMPTPTKN, from the coding sequence GTGAGTCCGACTGTTACCAAGATTCCTGCCACACGCGCCTTACACACCGGCAAACCCCTCGCCGCCACCACAACGAAGCGGGTGGCGGGGTATGCGCGAGTGTCAACCGATAATGAAGACCAGGCCTCGAGTTATCAGGCGCAGGTGGATTACTACACCACTTTCATCACCGACCATCCGGGTTGGGAACTGGTCAAGGTCTACACCGATGAGGGCATCACCGGCACCTCCACAGCGAAACGTGCAGGCTTCCGAACCATGGTTGCTGACGCCCTGGCGGGCAAGATCGACCTGATTGTCACCAAATCAGTGTCACGCTTCGCCCGTAACACCGTCGACTCCCTGACCACCGTGCGTAAGCTCAAAGATGCCGGGGTTGAGGTCTACTTTCAGCGTGAGAATATTTGGACTCTGGATTCCAAGGGTGAACTACTCATCACCATCATGTCATCCCTGGCCCAAGAAGAAGCCCGCTCCATTAGCGAGAACGTGACTTGGGGGCATAGGAAACGCTTTGCCGATGGGAAGGTGACCATCCCTTACGGTTCTTTCCTCGGCTACGAAAAAGGCCAAGACGGAGGGCTTGTAATCAACCCTGAGCAAGCCAAAGTAGTCAGGCTGATTTACGCTCTGTGTCTAGAAGGCAAAACACCCCGTGCTATCGCCACCACCCTCCAAAACCTTGGTGTGCCAACCGCGAGGGGGAAGAAACGCTGGCATGCAGCAACCATCCGCTCCATCTTGACCAACGAGAAATACAAAGGTGATGCGCTGCTGCAAAAAACCTACACCCGCGACTTCCTCACCAAAGAGCGCATCACCAATCAAGGGGAGGTCGCCCAATACTACGTGACCGGCTCCCACGAGCCCATCATCGAACCCGCCGTGTGGGACTACGCCCAAACCCTTATCAACCCACCCACCCAGCGAGGCACAATTGGGGGTAAGAAGTCACGTAAGCATGCCCTGTCGGGCACCATCAAATGCGGACAATGCGGGGGATGGTACGGGTCAAAAACCTGGCACGCAGGCACCAAATACCAGCGCACCATCTGGCGGTGCAACAACAAATACGAAAACCACACCCACTGCACCACCACACACCTAACCGAAGCACAAATCCACACCACCTTCACCCACCTAGTCGCTCAACTCGTAACCACCACACAAGTCGCCACCCAGCTCGACCAGCTCATCGCAGACACCTTCAACACCACCCAGGCGGAAACCCACCTTGCCCAGTGTGCTGCTCGCCTTGAGCGCGCTAGGGAAGCGTTTACCGCGCTGGCCTACCAAAACGCTAGGGCCGCCCTCACCAGCAAGGACTATGAAGCGAGGGCCGCACGATTAGAGGCTGACTATGACCAGGCACTTGCCGACTACCATCAGGCCGAGGCCGCCCTCACCGATTTACGAGAACGCGCAGCGAAATACCGCCGCTATCAACAAACCCTCACACAACTCCAAGGGCAAGACGCCACGCAATTCACGCCGGTACTGTGGCGCACCCTGATCGACCACGCCACCATCAACCACAATGGCACCATCGTCTTCGCGCTCAACGATGGGCAGACAATCAGCATGCCAACACCCACCAAAAACTAG
- a CDS encoding recombinase family protein, protein MTRQIKRITPPPQEKPPLVRVAAYARISAVNERSPKSLAAQIHHYSTLIQNTPGWRYIGVFIDNGKSGTNQNREGFKQLMAACRAGEVDLVLTKSISRLGRNTVDVLATCRELTALGVELRFERENISTATTDGELLLTLLASFAQGESEANSEAVKWSIRRNYEQGKPNSHYLYGYDWDGTQFHINPVEAPIVRRIFASYLEGISPDKLADQLYREGIRGKRGKKIDAMVIRRMLENERYMGDTLMQKHYLDGIRGPQRVNKGELPKYYAKDTHPPIIDRDTFKAVQAEIQRRRTLGKGAVPSLNTGCFTGRVICGACGKAFHRKTKQRFRLPDYKYWRCHTACQGKGNPCKAPNIREAHLKTATMAVLKLDEFDERAVWEQVKTILISSDELDFHLKDGTRRHVTLLETANLAENAAKTPETQTLPGRSQS, encoded by the coding sequence ATGACTAGGCAGATTAAGCGTATTACCCCGCCACCACAAGAAAAACCACCACTGGTGCGGGTGGCAGCTTATGCGCGCATCAGCGCGGTCAACGAGCGCTCCCCAAAGTCCTTGGCTGCCCAAATCCACCACTACTCCACCCTCATCCAAAACACCCCCGGATGGCGCTACATCGGAGTATTCATCGATAACGGTAAAAGTGGTACCAACCAAAACCGCGAGGGCTTTAAACAACTCATGGCCGCCTGTAGGGCAGGTGAAGTGGACCTAGTGCTCACCAAGTCGATTAGTCGTCTGGGGCGTAACACGGTGGACGTGCTGGCGACCTGCCGTGAACTGACCGCTTTGGGGGTGGAACTGCGGTTCGAACGCGAAAACATTTCCACGGCCACCACCGACGGCGAACTACTCCTAACCCTCCTGGCGTCTTTCGCCCAAGGTGAGTCTGAGGCTAATAGTGAGGCGGTCAAGTGGTCGATCCGTCGTAACTATGAACAGGGTAAACCCAATAGCCACTACTTGTACGGGTATGACTGGGATGGCACCCAGTTCCATATCAACCCCGTCGAGGCACCCATCGTGCGGCGCATTTTCGCCTCCTACCTAGAGGGTATTTCCCCAGACAAACTAGCCGACCAACTCTACCGTGAGGGGATACGGGGCAAACGGGGGAAAAAGATTGATGCGATGGTTATCCGCCGGATGCTCGAAAACGAACGCTACATGGGCGATACGCTCATGCAAAAACACTACCTTGATGGTATCCGTGGCCCACAGCGCGTGAACAAAGGTGAACTTCCTAAATATTACGCTAAAGACACGCACCCGCCCATCATCGACCGGGATACTTTCAAGGCAGTGCAGGCTGAGATTCAGCGTCGACGCACCCTGGGGAAAGGCGCGGTCCCATCCCTGAACACCGGATGTTTTACGGGGCGGGTGATTTGTGGTGCGTGTGGCAAAGCGTTTCACCGTAAAACCAAGCAGCGCTTCCGGCTACCTGACTATAAGTACTGGCGTTGCCACACTGCCTGCCAAGGTAAAGGTAACCCCTGTAAAGCCCCAAACATCCGTGAGGCCCACCTGAAAACCGCCACCATGGCAGTCCTCAAGTTAGATGAATTCGATGAAAGGGCTGTGTGGGAGCAGGTCAAAACAATTCTTATCTCGTCTGATGAGCTGGACTTCCACCTGAAGGATGGCACCAGGCGGCACGTAACGCTGCTTGAGACCGCCAACCTAGCTGAGAACGCGGCGAAAACACCAGAAACTCAAACACTTCCTGGAAGGAGCCAGTCGTGA
- a CDS encoding N-acetylmuramoyl-L-alanine amidase, which yields MSYTIDHSHDATAFTTGRQGHRIKYIVVHHWDDPAKHPTFEGTIRWFERGGNNTSAHYVAEAGRVAQLVADGNTAYHAGNWVKNLESIGIECNPRCSDADKATVAELIRDLQAKHGPLTILGHKDCSSTDCPGRYYPPTTVLAPWLGGGGGNGRSASGVDSPSGDLNALADAVLRGDYGNGDERKRRLGSKYSAVQAIVNQRLGYGSTPVSSGPDLNALADAVIRGEYGNGDERRRRLGANYKAVQALVNKKLGY from the coding sequence ATGTCTTACACGATTGACCATTCCCACGACGCCACCGCTTTCACGACAGGCCGCCAAGGCCACCGCATTAAATACATTGTGGTGCATCACTGGGATGACCCCGCCAAACACCCCACCTTTGAGGGCACTATCCGCTGGTTCGAACGCGGCGGCAACAACACATCCGCCCACTACGTGGCAGAGGCCGGACGCGTCGCCCAACTCGTCGCAGATGGAAACACCGCCTACCACGCCGGCAACTGGGTCAAGAATTTGGAGTCCATCGGGATCGAGTGCAACCCCCGCTGCTCTGACGCGGATAAAGCCACCGTGGCTGAACTAATCCGAGACCTGCAAGCTAAGCATGGGCCACTGACCATCCTGGGGCATAAGGATTGCTCCTCTACGGACTGCCCAGGACGCTACTACCCACCCACCACTGTGCTCGCACCATGGCTAGGAGGGGGAGGCGGCAACGGGCGCTCGGCATCTGGTGTTGATTCTCCATCTGGTGACCTGAATGCCCTGGCAGACGCGGTACTACGCGGCGACTATGGCAACGGTGACGAACGCAAGCGCCGGCTGGGTTCGAAGTATTCGGCGGTGCAGGCGATTGTGAACCAGCGCCTGGGTTACGGTTCCACACCCGTCTCCTCAGGTCCTGACCTGAATGCTTTGGCTGATGCGGTCATTCGAGGCGAGTACGGAAACGGAGACGAACGCCGACGCCGCCTGGGAGCCAACTACAAGGCGGTCCAAGCCCTGGTGAACAAGAAGCTAGGCTACTAA
- a CDS encoding phage holin family protein, giving the protein MPLDHYLRTIAGIIGGAAGWVFGTPDALLYTLLAFITADYISGVMAAITTRRLSSAVGFKGLFGKMLILAFVALAQLMDTHVLGGVGVLRGAVIFFYIANEGISLIENATVLGLPVPPKFSQALATLTERESTMADGLLNSAHGRHAATNTSEPVAVPRPHVPEVNIAEVRKPLAHTTKPAPEVETGGGGD; this is encoded by the coding sequence ATGCCACTAGACCACTATCTACGCACCATCGCCGGAATCATTGGCGGAGCTGCTGGTTGGGTGTTTGGCACCCCCGATGCCCTGCTCTACACCCTGCTCGCCTTCATCACCGCCGACTACATCTCCGGGGTGATGGCAGCCATCACCACCCGACGCCTCAGCTCGGCTGTTGGGTTTAAGGGGCTGTTCGGGAAAATGCTTATCCTCGCCTTTGTTGCTCTGGCCCAGTTGATGGACACCCACGTGCTCGGCGGGGTGGGGGTGCTTCGCGGTGCGGTGATCTTCTTCTACATCGCCAACGAAGGCATCAGCTTGATTGAAAACGCCACCGTCCTAGGCCTGCCAGTACCACCCAAGTTCAGCCAGGCCTTAGCCACCCTCACCGAGCGTGAAAGCACCATGGCGGATGGTCTTTTGAACTCGGCCCACGGCCGCCACGCCGCAACAAACACGAGTGAGCCGGTGGCGGTGCCGCGTCCACATGTCCCTGAAGTCAACATCGCAGAAGTGCGTAAGCCTCTAGCCCACACCACCAAACCCGCGCCCGAAGTCGAGACAGGTGGTGGTGGTGACTAA
- a CDS encoding DUF1617 family protein, whose amino-acid sequence MPTMKIENRNIPSVCQLLEGLELAGATSRARTKLHASLLVHLEALGVSEVELARQYATLDETGEIVLDEAGGFTLKDPVQASEFKAEHQALMGEAVLVPETYENQYAILTKALVDYPGTFSGSDATAYDLLSDALEEATVMEVP is encoded by the coding sequence ATGCCGACGATGAAAATCGAAAACCGCAACATACCCAGTGTCTGCCAGTTGCTCGAGGGGCTAGAACTGGCCGGGGCAACCTCGAGGGCCAGAACCAAACTTCACGCCTCGCTCCTTGTTCACCTTGAAGCCTTGGGAGTATCTGAGGTGGAGTTGGCTCGCCAGTACGCCACCCTCGACGAAACTGGCGAGATTGTCCTTGATGAGGCCGGCGGGTTCACACTCAAGGATCCAGTTCAAGCTAGTGAGTTCAAGGCCGAACACCAGGCCCTCATGGGTGAGGCTGTATTGGTTCCCGAAACCTACGAGAATCAATACGCCATCCTCACCAAAGCCTTAGTGGATTATCCGGGTACCTTTTCCGGCAGCGACGCTACTGCCTACGACCTGCTATCCGACGCGTTGGAGGAAGCCACCGTGATGGAGGTGCCCTGA
- a CDS encoding phage tail spike protein has translation MITTHPANAVPKTDVTTDNGLAVLDAQIINPVVTEELGGAFCLEFDYPLTARGASSLRVGNLVRCPAPVFGGQFFRIHHLQTNEHHQVHVTAQHVFYDLAANLLMDTNLVGEDANGALRRVLAGAQFKHPFTATSNLSARASARLVRVSVASVLMDPDLDNGIVNRWGGELIRNNTHLSLVARRGSDNGVQIRAGKNLLSMTASVDYSTVVTRIVPVGFDGLMLPEKWVDSRKLGQYPHPRIAVVKFDHIKSTATPNGASAEDALPPKQAEAALRRAAKEQFTLRRIDEPTRTWSVNLVDLAITKEYAHLRALETVAIGDVVTVKDLDAGVDVSARVVAYQYNPLTEGYLQVTLGSFAPKITNQATRAMAVAGNAMGAALDASAQAGAVTTVAGNAMARADQAFSSVSGLSGRVDEALVAANGKNRNHYGTDTPKDPQPGDVWFKTNGEKQEIWIYKQVNNRYDWYPISTDLTWEEAKWRLDNAEVVVSQVKGVADEAAKSGSEAKARVRQVARETKLATVKAQEAVDKAAENAQHLEDYQVVVGSLIQGARSSITQLSDAVNLRVEKEKVINQINISTEGILIDGAKVHITGQTTIDQAVITGAMIKDASIDNAKIASLDAGKIRTGYLDAGRIRAGSITSEKLTIRNGFITSAMIKDAAITSAKIASLDAGKITTGTLSASRIAARTITADKLATNAIQVGLSGWSSSIRISPTEIRWYNGNTLTGKVSSMGLQFYYGTKFIGQIGEAGFKNKPESVKGLNTMLSKDASYAAWTYGAGSDDHFVLLTLDPKGSVMGARGLHLGVDLHLGGNKVMTTGKRGIKLLDSTVNRTMLPAWCSENTHSQVAFSNGALFLVTDNNLYSVTQITKRLSEVIMRVNHLITYLNKGWVQEVHDIGGGRVSWSSYKNTGLSTMSTNLS, from the coding sequence ATGATCACCACACACCCCGCAAACGCTGTTCCCAAAACGGACGTCACGACAGACAACGGCTTAGCCGTCCTTGATGCCCAGATCATCAACCCGGTGGTGACTGAAGAGCTCGGTGGCGCTTTCTGCTTGGAGTTTGACTACCCACTCACCGCACGAGGAGCGTCATCGTTGCGGGTGGGGAACCTGGTGCGCTGCCCAGCACCAGTATTTGGGGGCCAGTTTTTCCGCATCCACCACCTTCAGACCAACGAACACCACCAGGTGCATGTGACGGCGCAGCATGTGTTTTATGACTTGGCTGCAAACCTTTTGATGGATACCAACCTTGTGGGCGAAGACGCAAACGGCGCACTAAGGCGCGTCCTTGCTGGGGCGCAGTTTAAGCACCCGTTCACCGCAACCAGCAACCTGAGTGCTCGTGCCTCAGCCCGCCTCGTTAGGGTGTCTGTGGCATCAGTCCTGATGGACCCCGACCTTGATAACGGGATCGTGAACCGCTGGGGTGGGGAGCTAATCCGCAACAACACCCACCTCTCTTTAGTTGCCAGGCGCGGTAGCGATAACGGGGTGCAAATCCGGGCAGGTAAGAACCTGCTGTCCATGACCGCGTCAGTGGACTACTCAACAGTGGTCACCCGCATCGTGCCGGTCGGGTTTGATGGGCTGATGCTTCCGGAGAAATGGGTCGACTCGAGAAAACTTGGCCAATACCCTCACCCCCGTATTGCGGTGGTGAAGTTTGATCACATCAAATCCACCGCCACCCCAAACGGAGCCAGCGCTGAGGATGCACTACCACCCAAACAGGCCGAAGCAGCACTACGACGGGCAGCCAAGGAACAGTTCACGCTCCGTCGCATTGATGAGCCAACTCGAACCTGGAGCGTGAACCTAGTCGACCTCGCCATAACTAAGGAGTATGCCCATCTGCGTGCCTTAGAGACCGTGGCAATCGGTGACGTGGTCACGGTCAAAGACCTGGACGCTGGGGTGGATGTGTCGGCGCGGGTGGTGGCCTACCAATACAACCCCCTCACTGAAGGGTACCTGCAGGTGACGCTGGGTTCCTTCGCCCCAAAGATTACCAACCAAGCTACTAGGGCCATGGCGGTAGCAGGAAACGCGATGGGCGCTGCCCTAGATGCCTCTGCCCAAGCCGGAGCGGTCACTACCGTGGCTGGTAATGCTATGGCGAGGGCTGACCAAGCATTCAGTAGCGTTTCGGGTTTGTCGGGGCGTGTGGATGAGGCGTTGGTGGCGGCGAATGGTAAAAACCGCAACCACTACGGCACCGATACCCCTAAGGATCCGCAGCCGGGTGACGTGTGGTTCAAAACGAATGGTGAGAAGCAGGAGATTTGGATCTACAAGCAGGTCAATAACCGTTACGACTGGTATCCCATCTCGACGGATTTGACGTGGGAGGAAGCTAAGTGGCGTCTAGATAATGCTGAAGTAGTGGTTTCCCAGGTAAAGGGGGTGGCTGATGAGGCAGCTAAGTCTGGTAGTGAAGCTAAAGCTCGTGTGCGTCAAGTAGCAAGAGAAACAAAACTCGCTACTGTCAAAGCTCAAGAAGCAGTTGATAAAGCAGCCGAGAACGCCCAGCACTTAGAGGACTACCAGGTAGTAGTCGGCAGCCTCATCCAAGGGGCCAGATCTTCTATCACCCAACTTTCTGATGCTGTGAACCTAAGGGTGGAAAAAGAGAAGGTCATCAACCAAATCAACATCTCCACCGAGGGGATTTTGATTGATGGGGCCAAGGTTCACATCACCGGTCAAACCACCATTGACCAGGCAGTAATCACGGGGGCGATGATCAAAGACGCTTCGATCGACAACGCGAAAATCGCGTCCCTGGATGCGGGCAAAATCAGGACAGGCTACCTCGATGCCGGTCGTATCCGGGCAGGAAGCATTACTTCGGAGAAGCTCACCATCCGCAATGGGTTTATCACCAGTGCGATGATCAAGGATGCCGCGATTACTTCCGCGAAAATTGCTTCCTTGGATGCTGGCAAGATCACCACCGGCACGCTGTCTGCTTCGCGTATCGCTGCTAGGACTATTACGGCCGATAAGCTCGCAACGAATGCTATCCAAGTTGGCTTATCGGGGTGGTCATCTTCAATCCGTATTAGTCCTACCGAGATTCGTTGGTACAACGGCAACACCCTGACGGGCAAAGTCTCTTCGATGGGCTTGCAGTTTTATTACGGGACAAAGTTCATCGGACAAATCGGTGAGGCTGGTTTTAAGAACAAGCCTGAGAGCGTCAAGGGCCTCAACACCATGCTGTCCAAGGATGCTTCTTATGCGGCGTGGACGTATGGGGCCGGGTCTGATGACCACTTCGTGCTCCTCACTCTTGACCCGAAGGGCTCAGTGATGGGCGCTAGGGGTTTGCACCTGGGCGTGGATCTGCACCTGGGTGGCAACAAGGTGATGACAACGGGTAAGCGTGGGATCAAACTACTTGATTCGACCGTTAACCGCACGATGCTGCCGGCTTGGTGTAGCGAGAACACTCATTCCCAGGTCGCCTTCTCCAACGGCGCACTGTTCCTAGTGACAGATAACAACCTGTACTCGGTCACCCAGATCACCAAGCGCCTTAGTGAGGTGATTATGCGGGTCAACCACCTCATCACCTATCTGAACAAGGGCTGGGTCCAAGAAGTCCACGACATCGGAGGCGGCAGAGTCTCCTGGTCAAGCTACAAGAACACCGGCCTATCGACCATGTCCACCAACCTCAGCTAA
- a CDS encoding phage tail protein, producing MAEDFGLKIALQGEREFKRAITEINASFRVLGSEMKLVDAQFKRSDDAQAKYAAKGKVLAEQISAQRDKINTLEAALKNAATNFGETDRRTLAWQTQLNNAKAALADLEGELEDNNKALNTFGDNADDAGDDARDAAKDTGRLETAVDDLGDEMDSSGKKALSFGDVLKANLASEAIVASVNAIGSAIKAVGRGFVDAMKDGIQYNATMESYTASFTTMLGDEAKAHQLVADLKAKAASTPYGMQDLADATRTLMSFGISAQDAQKYMGMLGDVAQGDKEKFSSLSLAFAQVSSAGKLTGQDLMQMINAGFNPLEEISRKTGKSIGELKEEMSKGAISAEMVAQAFESATAEGGRFYGAMENQSKTFNGQLSTLQDGVANLKGQLAGGLTEMLSGSVMPMVNGWVSALSEAFEKDGVDGLITALGQVIQEALAFISEQLPAFLDAALRIVTSLADGLIQALPAITEAATGLLIALIQGILQLLPELTTAAATMVATLASGIGEALPELIPAAIAAIVGIVQALIDNLPLLLDAALQLVTGLAQGIIEAIPVLIEALPTLIESLLEFLVGAIPQLIEAGITLLTSLVEALPTIIETIVAALPQIIDAIINAVLGALPLLIDAGIKLFVALIQALPTIITTIISAVPRIISSVLNAISSHIPQLMMMGVTLLTSLIRNLPTIISTIVSAIPQIVSGIVSAFGQGVSQMVSVGGNLVRGLWNGIQGLAGWLWNQVSSWASSIWDGITSFFGIHSPSRKMAWAGEMLARGLASGIDDNAARATKAANEMASDIDAAFADLTEGLDVPIDVKTQAQFAHLDQVSKELAAPTTSASTNAGLSSDGVRSVVEAVVPSMLKGMDIRVVLDDGTLVGRLAPRIDTSLAGLARRNPLLAIS from the coding sequence ATGGCTGAAGATTTCGGACTAAAAATCGCACTCCAGGGTGAGCGGGAGTTCAAACGCGCTATCACCGAGATCAACGCGTCCTTCCGCGTGCTCGGCTCTGAGATGAAACTGGTGGATGCCCAGTTCAAACGCTCTGATGATGCTCAGGCCAAGTACGCTGCTAAAGGCAAAGTGTTGGCAGAGCAAATCAGCGCTCAGCGGGACAAGATCAACACCCTCGAAGCCGCCCTGAAAAACGCGGCCACGAACTTCGGGGAGACTGACCGGCGCACCCTGGCCTGGCAAACCCAGTTGAATAATGCGAAGGCGGCGTTGGCTGACCTTGAGGGCGAGTTGGAGGACAACAACAAAGCCCTCAACACCTTCGGCGACAATGCTGATGATGCTGGAGATGACGCACGGGACGCAGCCAAAGACACCGGCCGCCTAGAGACGGCAGTTGATGATCTCGGTGACGAGATGGACTCAAGCGGCAAGAAAGCCCTCTCCTTCGGTGACGTGCTCAAAGCCAACCTTGCTAGTGAGGCAATCGTTGCGAGTGTTAACGCCATCGGCAGCGCGATCAAAGCCGTAGGGCGCGGGTTCGTTGACGCAATGAAAGATGGCATCCAGTACAACGCGACGATGGAGTCCTACACCGCCTCGTTCACTACGATGCTCGGTGATGAGGCCAAAGCCCACCAACTCGTCGCCGACCTCAAAGCCAAAGCCGCCTCCACGCCTTATGGCATGCAGGATTTGGCTGATGCGACCCGCACCCTCATGTCTTTTGGTATCAGCGCCCAGGACGCGCAAAAGTACATGGGGATGCTTGGGGATGTGGCCCAGGGCGATAAGGAGAAGTTTTCTTCGCTGTCTTTGGCGTTTGCTCAGGTCTCCTCTGCTGGCAAGCTCACGGGCCAGGATTTGATGCAGATGATCAATGCTGGCTTCAACCCTTTGGAGGAAATCTCCCGTAAGACCGGCAAGAGTATTGGTGAGCTCAAGGAGGAGATGAGTAAGGGCGCTATCTCAGCGGAGATGGTCGCCCAGGCTTTTGAGAGTGCTACGGCTGAGGGTGGGCGTTTTTATGGGGCGATGGAGAATCAGTCCAAAACCTTCAACGGGCAACTCTCCACACTTCAAGATGGCGTCGCCAACCTCAAAGGCCAGTTGGCCGGTGGGCTGACCGAAATGCTCTCGGGCTCGGTGATGCCAATGGTCAACGGCTGGGTAAGCGCTCTCTCGGAGGCGTTTGAGAAGGATGGTGTGGATGGGCTGATCACCGCTTTGGGTCAGGTCATCCAAGAAGCCCTCGCCTTCATCAGCGAACAGTTGCCTGCCTTCTTGGATGCGGCGTTGCGGATTGTCACCAGTTTGGCTGATGGTTTGATTCAGGCTTTGCCTGCGATTACCGAGGCCGCAACCGGACTACTCATCGCCCTCATCCAAGGGATCCTGCAGTTGCTGCCCGAGCTCACGACGGCGGCCGCGACCATGGTCGCCACGTTGGCCTCCGGTATTGGTGAGGCACTACCCGAGTTGATTCCGGCTGCTATTGCAGCAATCGTCGGGATCGTCCAGGCCTTGATTGACAATCTGCCGTTGCTGCTTGATGCGGCACTGCAGTTGGTGACGGGTTTGGCCCAGGGCATTATCGAAGCAATCCCGGTCCTTATCGAAGCACTACCAACGCTCATTGAGTCACTGTTGGAGTTTTTGGTGGGTGCGATTCCGCAGCTCATCGAAGCCGGAATCACCCTACTCACCTCCTTAGTGGAGGCCCTGCCGACGATCATTGAGACGATTGTGGCGGCGTTGCCGCAGATTATCGATGCGATCATCAACGCCGTCCTCGGAGCACTGCCTCTGCTCATTGACGCTGGCATCAAACTGTTCGTTGCATTGATCCAGGCGTTGCCGACGATCATCACCACCATCATCTCCGCCGTCCCTAGAATCATCAGCTCGGTGCTGAACGCGATCAGTAGCCATATTCCGCAGCTGATGATGATGGGCGTCACCCTACTGACCTCCCTCATCCGCAATCTGCCAACGATCATTTCCACGATCGTCTCCGCGATTCCGCAGATTGTTTCTGGGATCGTATCGGCGTTTGGGCAGGGCGTGTCCCAGATGGTGAGTGTGGGTGGGAATCTGGTGCGGGGCTTGTGGAACGGCATCCAAGGCCTAGCCGGATGGCTATGGAACCAAGTCTCATCTTGGGCATCATCCATTTGGGATGGAATCACCAGCTTCTTCGGTATCCACTCACCCAGCCGGAAGATGGCGTGGGCCGGTGAAATGCTCGCCCGAGGCCTCGCCTCCGGCATCGACGACAACGCAGCGCGCGCCACCAAAGCCGCCAACGAAATGGCCTCTGATATCGACGCCGCGTTCGCCGACCTCACCGAAGGCCTGGACGTGCCAATCGATGTCAAGACCCAGGCGCAATTCGCTCACCTCGACCAGGTAAGCAAGGAGTTGGCTGCTCCAACAACATCAGCCAGTACCAATGCTGGCCTTTCGAGTGATGGTGTGCGCTCTGTGGTGGAGGCGGTTGTGCCTTCGATGCTCAAGGGTATGGATATTCGGGTGGTGCTTGATGACGGCACCCTGGTCGGCCGCCTCGCACCCCGCATCGATACCAGTCTGGCGGGACTAGCCCGGCGCAACCCGCTACTTGCCATCAGTTAG
- a CDS encoding DsrE family protein: MSEPKYLLHVTEADKWPRVLSNLGNLTALGLASRIRVMINGTAIYVIQGDNDWTQAMQQASEAGAIFEVCEKSLINHGIDFNSIPNWITPIWAAVPVIAEHVAEGYTYIKP, from the coding sequence ATGAGCGAACCAAAGTATCTTTTGCACGTCACCGAGGCAGATAAATGGCCTAGGGTGCTGAGCAATCTGGGAAATCTAACTGCCTTAGGGCTTGCAAGCCGCATCCGGGTAATGATTAACGGGACTGCTATCTATGTAATCCAAGGAGATAACGACTGGACTCAGGCTATGCAGCAAGCATCTGAGGCAGGAGCAATCTTCGAGGTTTGCGAGAAGTCACTGATCAACCACGGAATCGATTTCAACTCAATTCCTAACTGGATTACTCCGATTTGGGCTGCAGTACCAGTCATCGCCGAACACGTTGCTGAGGGATACACCTACATAAAGCCCTGA